A genomic window from Spiroplasma helicoides includes:
- the xseB gene encoding exodeoxyribonuclease VII small subunit, which yields MNNKNFTEVLEDIKSISKKLNDSETSMEESIELFKQGSELIKIAKKQLDSLEGEVKKVLDDNNLEDFK from the coding sequence ATGAATAATAAAAATTTTACAGAAGTTTTAGAAGATATTAAATCAATTTCAAAAAAGTTGAATGATTCTGAAACAAGTATGGAAGAATCTATTGAATTATTTAAACAAGGTAGCGAGTTGATAAAGATAGCTAAAAAACAACTCGATTCTTTAGAAGGAGAAGTAAAAAAAGTGCTTGATGATAATAATTTAGAGGATTTTAAATAA
- a CDS encoding 1-deoxy-D-xylulose-5-phosphate synthase N-terminal domain-containing protein, translating into MKLSKFLNHKGIYGNRNKEDLLELCDDIRKYLNEYTNIHGGHIGSNLGVVELTVAILSFFDLNDSIVMFDTGHQSHVYKLLTDRYEKYNTIKKMNGISNFQETKESKYDWISNGHSGTVLAYAYSYAKTKKSKNIISIIGDASFYGSYTHVSLLNIANLKNKTITIINDNNESIGENGIKIKDLKTYSESLGFNYIYCDDGHNFDKLFECLDKVQNSKNHVILHIITKKAFKYIGANCLDNNHTISEDKKNSYQELVADILESKFDENSILLSPAMINPSLFTNIQRKYPNNVIDCGINEELCALLAAGFANQGKNVYVSVYSTFFQRMFDQLMHDIVRNDLKVTFLIDRGGLSYSGGVSHHGIYDISLLNNVKNCLIYNPFNKADILNISNVLKNPTKLKVIRYEKAKVSDLECFVSDNYKWCEIIYNKENEKTLISYGSVLNEMYDYIINKKLSINLINARFIKPLDLDLLKKHIKNKIFVYENIIEGNNLYSLIRDTKIEDMNIEGKSINLNHIGHGDKDELLDSINMNVSDYIDYINSK; encoded by the coding sequence ATGAAGTTATCTAAATTTTTAAATCATAAAGGTATTTATGGTAATAGAAACAAAGAAGATTTGTTAGAATTATGTGATGATATTAGAAAATATTTGAATGAATACACAAATATACATGGTGGTCATATAGGTAGTAACTTAGGGGTTGTTGAATTAACTGTTGCAATCCTAAGTTTTTTTGATTTGAATGATTCCATAGTCATGTTTGATACCGGTCATCAGTCTCATGTATATAAATTACTAACAGATAGATATGAAAAATACAATACCATAAAAAAAATGAATGGTATTTCTAATTTTCAAGAAACAAAAGAAAGTAAATATGATTGAATTTCTAATGGACATAGCGGGACTGTATTAGCTTATGCATATTCATATGCTAAAACAAAAAAAAGCAAAAATATTATTTCAATTATAGGTGATGCTTCTTTTTATGGTTCTTATACACATGTTTCATTACTAAATATTGCAAATCTAAAAAATAAAACAATTACAATTATAAATGATAATAATGAGTCTATAGGAGAAAATGGGATCAAAATTAAGGATTTAAAAACATACAGTGAAAGCTTAGGTTTCAATTATATATACTGTGATGATGGTCATAATTTTGATAAGTTATTTGAGTGTTTAGATAAAGTCCAAAATAGTAAAAATCATGTTATTTTACATATAATTACAAAAAAAGCTTTTAAATACATAGGAGCTAATTGTCTTGACAATAATCATACTATTAGTGAAGATAAAAAAAATAGTTATCAAGAACTAGTCGCTGATATTTTAGAGAGTAAATTTGATGAAAATAGTATACTACTTTCTCCGGCAATGATAAACCCCAGTTTATTCACAAACATACAGAGAAAATACCCCAATAATGTTATAGATTGCGGTATAAATGAAGAGTTATGTGCATTGTTAGCAGCAGGATTTGCAAACCAAGGTAAAAATGTTTATGTTTCTGTTTACTCAACTTTTTTTCAAAGAATGTTTGATCAATTGATGCATGACATTGTGAGAAATGATCTAAAAGTTACATTTTTGATCGATAGGGGAGGTTTAAGCTACAGTGGGGGAGTTAGTCACCATGGTATTTATGATATTTCTCTTTTAAATAATGTAAAAAATTGCCTAATTTATAATCCTTTTAATAAAGCAGATATTTTAAATATTTCTAATGTATTGAAAAATCCTACAAAACTTAAAGTGATAAGATATGAAAAAGCTAAGGTTAGTGATTTAGAGTGTTTTGTAAGTGATAATTATAAATGATGTGAAATTATTTATAACAAAGAAAATGAAAAAACGCTTATTTCATATGGTTCTGTGTTAAATGAAATGTATGATTATATAATAAATAAAAAGTTAAGTATAAATTTAATAAATGCTAGATTTATCAAACCATTAGACCTTGATTTATTAAAAAAACACATTAAAAATAAGATATTTGTATATGAAAATATTATTGAAGGTAACAATTTATACAGTTTGATCAGAGACACAAAAATTGAAGATATGAATATAGAAGGTAAATCTATAAACTTAAATCATATTGGACATGGTGACAAGGATGAGTTATTAGATTCTATAAATATGAATGTAAGCGATTATATAGATTATATAAACTCTAAATAA
- the xseA gene encoding exodeoxyribonuclease VII large subunit: MNKNILKISELSDKIKNHLESTLNFKNISIKGEIANLTFNRSGHIYFSLKDNDSKVDCAIWKTNAYKFVNLNLSEGTEIIALGSISFYKPSGKITFTIVDIKIDGIGELALLYEKRYKELHEKGWFDKENKQPIPNKPNNIGIVTAATGAAVEDLISTMKRRYPLVNIYLFPALVQGESAAFDIANKIKKANNFKIKLDLLIVGRGGGSYEDLWCFNEMPVLEAIHNSIIPIISAVGHEPDNTLADYVADIRASTPTAAAELATPEKDNLIKALNSVQNDFVKVLLNKINILKNNLFNQTSLLKNNIIQKKDKVFNNYNNEVNNFVKNMKYKINYIRNFLINNKKDFQTILKNKIQNNKLVLTNEYEKLKLLNPIKPLEKGFTILKQNDKIIFNIKQIDKNINLNAQLIDGSIDLSVIKIKEEDE; this comes from the coding sequence ATGAATAAAAATATTTTAAAAATTTCTGAGTTAAGTGACAAAATAAAAAATCATTTAGAGTCAACTTTGAACTTTAAAAATATTTCTATAAAAGGCGAAATTGCAAATTTAACTTTTAATAGATCAGGTCATATTTATTTTTCTCTAAAAGATAATGATTCAAAAGTAGATTGTGCAATCTGAAAAACCAATGCTTATAAATTTGTTAATTTAAATTTGAGTGAGGGCACAGAAATAATAGCTTTAGGATCAATTTCTTTTTATAAGCCATCTGGAAAAATAACATTTACCATTGTAGATATAAAAATTGATGGTATTGGTGAATTGGCATTATTATACGAAAAAAGATATAAAGAATTACATGAAAAGGGATGGTTTGATAAAGAAAACAAGCAACCTATACCTAATAAACCAAATAATATAGGTATAGTAACAGCCGCAACAGGAGCTGCAGTTGAAGACTTGATTTCAACAATGAAAAGACGTTACCCTTTAGTAAACATTTACTTATTCCCGGCATTAGTACAAGGTGAAAGTGCAGCGTTTGATATAGCTAATAAAATAAAAAAAGCTAATAATTTTAAAATCAAATTAGATTTATTAATTGTTGGTAGAGGTGGGGGAAGTTATGAAGATTTATGGTGTTTTAATGAAATGCCTGTTTTAGAAGCTATACATAATTCAATAATACCTATTATTTCTGCCGTAGGTCACGAACCAGACAACACATTAGCTGATTATGTTGCAGATATCAGAGCATCAACACCAACAGCAGCAGCAGAACTGGCAACACCAGAAAAAGATAATTTAATAAAAGCGTTGAATTCTGTTCAAAATGATTTTGTAAAAGTACTTTTAAACAAAATAAATATTTTAAAAAATAACTTATTTAATCAAACAAGTTTATTAAAAAATAATATTATACAAAAGAAAGATAAAGTATTTAACAACTATAATAATGAAGTTAATAATTTTGTTAAAAATATGAAGTATAAAATTAACTATATAAGAAATTTTTTAATTAATAACAAAAAGGATTTTCAAACAATCTTAAAAAATAAAATTCAAAACAATAAGTTAGTTTTAACAAATGAATATGAAAAACTTAAATTACTAAATCCAATTAAACCATTAGAAAAAGGTTTTACTATTTTAAAACAGAATGACAAAATAATTTTCAATATAAAGCAAATTGATAAAAACATTAATTTAAATGCACAATTAATTGATGGTAGCATTGATTTAAGTGTAATAAAAATAAAGGAGGAGGATGAATAA